In Acetivibrio cellulolyticus CD2, the sequence ACCTTATCTGGAAATCTTAAGGCGAAATAGGGAACGCTCAAGAAATGTACCAGAGAAAGTTATTGAAAGAATGGTTAAAAAGTTAGAGGTACCTGATATTACTGAAGCTCACGAAGTGAAGTGGATAACCTGCTAGATATTTGTTTCATCAGAAGATTTTGTTCTTATTTAATTAAGGTATAAGCCTGTTTTAGTGTCAAATGACGCAATTACTTGACCTGAGCATTAGAAGCTGTTGCCGAAAGCTTGATAATTTGAAGCAAAAATGCCACGGATGGCATTTTTAGCGTCTCGGGACAGGATGTCCCATAGACGCGTGCAAAAATTATCAAGCTGAGGCTACAGCTTCTATGCGAAGGTCACGTAATGGAGTCGTTTGACACTAAAACAATAGGCACTCCCCTTCCTACAGGTTCCAAAATCGCAGTACCACCAAATTTCATTGCTTCTACATAAATAATAGAAAATCAGCAGTTTGTGTGTTATTATATTGGAGAACAGAAAAGGTTACATAAATTTTGCTATCCAATCATGTTTCAAAGGAGTTTAGAAATGAAAAAAAATAAAGAATCTGATTATGAAAAGCAATTAAATATAAAAATTGAAGAGCGTTTAAGTAGTATTGAAAACCCTGACTATTTATTTGCAAAACGATTTGGCAAAAAAGACTATTTGATTACGTTTATAGTTGGGGTTTTCTGTCTGGCTGCTTTGATTTATGGCGCATATCTATAGGTTGAGACTAGTGGCCCGTAGCAGAATACTGTACGAGGCGCATACAGAGGAAGCACATTTTTAGAATATGAGAGATTAGAAAATAGTAATGTAAAAAGCACTGGAAAGTGAGGCGCTGAAGTGAAGAATGATATAAATCAGGAAATAGAAAAAGAGGCGGTCTTCGGGATTACACCTATACTTCAAAGTGAAAAAATTTATGGGTTTATGGATGCTTTTTTGGTACTGTCAGGGTACTGTATTGCTACCTGGAGCTACACGCAAGGGTCTTATCTGGCGACGCTGGTAAATTTTAAACAGCTATTAATCGGGGCTTTTTTAGGGGCCATTCTTATGCTGGTTATTTACCAGCTTCCTGTTATTTTGTCTGTCAGATATGGCATTGATGTCTGGATATGGCTGAGATCTGTATTCGGACATTCCGGAGTCAAAATCATGACAGTCATTATTATTGTCATAAATTTTCCATGGTATGCAGTTTGTGCGGAACTGTTTTCGTCATCTATGACAAATCTTGCAGCACTTTTTGGCCTTAAATTACCCGATTCATTGCATGCGATTTTAGGAATTCTGTGTGTGTTGATTGGAACTTTTATTGCGTATAAAGGAATTGGTACAATCACCTGGACCACACGTATTTTGGTGCCATTACTTTTGGGAGTAGGAGTGATGGTGGTTATCATAGGATTTACTTCAGTGCCCTTTGATGTAATATGGAATTACAAGCCCGTGGATAATGGGTATTCAAATAAGATTATTCCTTATATCATTTCCATAGAAGCAAATTTCGCATTTGTTATTACTCTGGTTGGTGGTATGTCGGGAGTGCCTAGGTTAACCAAAAATGAGAATTCGGGATTTTGGGCAGGAGTGCTTGGACAGGGACTGTCAGGTTCTTTTTTTGTAGTTGTTGGCGCAGTTATGTCAATTGCCATGCAACATGTAACAGGTAAGATGATAGATGATGCTACAATTATGCTGGCTACGTTATCGGTTCCGGCACTTGCACTTGCTTCATTATTGCTGGTTGCATTTGCAAATATCGGTACACAGGCAGTTGGTTCCTATCTGTATGCAGTTATGTTGAAATCCTCCTTTAAAAAAGCGGATTATCGTGTGCTTATCATGATTTTGGCTTTGTATGTGAGCATCCTTTGTGTCTGGGGTAAGATTATTGAATTCTTTGGCTCTTTTCTTACCCTCAGTGCATGTATTTATGCACCACTTGCTGCACTTTTGTTTGTAGATTTCTTTTTTGTTCGTAAACAAAAGCTGGCACTCAGGTCGGCTTTTGGCATGCCGGGATATCACGCATATGATTATACAAAGGGAATTAATTGGATTGGTTTTTTCTGTGTAGGTGCAGGTATTGCCATGTCACTTCTTATTTATAATCCGATTACTGGAGAAGTGCACAATATGTTTCTATTTCATTTAACACCTACAGGTTTTTCTTTCATGGGAACGGGGATATTGTATTATATTTTTAGCAGGATACCGTCTACACGCAAATATCTGCTTCGCGATAGAGAAGAACTTACTGTTTAGTGGTAGAGTTAAAGAAGTGAGGTCAATATGAAAAAGAATAAAAAGATAGTAACAAAACCTTTTGATCGCAATATGAAACCTCCAAAGCAAAACATTTTCTTTATGCCGCTTATATGGCTTTATTGCTGGTGGGTTACCAGAAAAGGAAAACTGAGAATAAACAAGGTTCGGATGAGTGGATTAAAGCCACCATATTTGGTGCTTGGAAGTCATCATGCTTTTATGGATTTTTGCGTGACACCATTAGCATTATTTCCACATAGGGCAAATTATGTGTCGGAGTTGGAAGGTTTTGAGGCCTATGGCGAATGGCTATATAGACAGATTGGGTGTCTTGGAACCAGAAAATTTGTAAATGATTTGGCTTTAATTAAAAATATTAAAAGAGTAATTGACTGGAAAGGAATTTTAGTATTATATCCTGAAGCACGGTATGCCAATGTTGGTACAAACTCTAAGTTGCCCGAATCTGTTGGCAAATTGGCGAAGATGTTAAAGGTTCCTATTGTAGTTATTAATATGAGGGGAAACTATCTTAGGTCTCCAATATGGAATTTAACTACAAGAAAGGAAGCAATATTGGATGCCACTATTACGCAGGTATTTACCAAGGAAGAGGCAGCTAAAGCAACGGTAGCAGAAATAAATGCAAAGTTACAGGAATTTTTAATATATGATGAATATGCATGGCAATATGAAACAAAACAAGCTATTACCTACGAAAAACGTGCAGAAGGAATTGAACTGGCATTATATCAATGTCCTGTTTGTAAGTGCGAATTTCAGATGGCCTCAGAGGGCGCAGACATATTCTGCAAACATTGTGGTGAACGATGGCATATGACAGAGTATGGAAGTATGGAGCATTTGAGTCAAAAAAATCGTTTGCTCAGGGAGTCTTATAATGGAATCTCAGATAGTACTGTAGATTTCACTCATATACCAAATTGGTACGAATGGGAACGAAGTCAGGTCATAAAAGAGATTGAAAAAGGCGCATATTTTCTGAACATAAAGGTGCATATTGAGGTATTGCCTAATGCGGTAAATTTTATTGACCTTGGAGAAGGTACATTGAGGCATGATATGAAAGGATTTTATCTAACATTTAAAGAATATGATGAGGATGAAGAAAAAACGCTTCACTTTTCATCCATTTCGATGACTTCGATTCATACAGAATATAATTACCGAGGGAAGGGGCAATGTGTAACATTGTCTACGGTTGATAATACTTATTTCTTGTTTCCAAGATGTGAAGGCTTTAATGCTACAAAAATTCAATTTGCAACAGAGTATTTATATGAATTGGCTAAATTGGGAGGAAAAAAAATAAGCAGTATTAACAGTTAAATTACTCATTTTGGAGTACTGAGCCTCTTTGGAACAAACAAGGCCTGAAGTGAAAATATAGGCGAAACTATATTTTTATTTCAGGCCTTGCTCTTATGCTCAGCGCAAATATATAAACTTTACTATAAATGCTATTAAACCACACTCATACCCAACAGAATCATTCTCGACAATGCAAAATCTATTTTTTTGAAATAACCATTGACCAGTTAACAATATAAATAAAGTTTTTTTGAGTAATATTTATGCACTCCTTGGAATTAAAAGAGTTTTGAATAAAATAATATCTCCAAGCATCTTTTATATTGTTTTTTAACATCAACATATTTTAAACCCTCTATTATTTTGCTTTATAAATTGCCATAATTGTTACATCGTCAACCTTAACTTCACCCATCTTTTTATACATATCGTCTGTATTATTTTTCAATG encodes:
- a CDS encoding lysophospholipid acyltransferase family protein: MKKNKKIVTKPFDRNMKPPKQNIFFMPLIWLYCWWVTRKGKLRINKVRMSGLKPPYLVLGSHHAFMDFCVTPLALFPHRANYVSELEGFEAYGEWLYRQIGCLGTRKFVNDLALIKNIKRVIDWKGILVLYPEARYANVGTNSKLPESVGKLAKMLKVPIVVINMRGNYLRSPIWNLTTRKEAILDATITQVFTKEEAAKATVAEINAKLQEFLIYDEYAWQYETKQAITYEKRAEGIELALYQCPVCKCEFQMASEGADIFCKHCGERWHMTEYGSMEHLSQKNRLLRESYNGISDSTVDFTHIPNWYEWERSQVIKEIEKGAYFLNIKVHIEVLPNAVNFIDLGEGTLRHDMKGFYLTFKEYDEDEEKTLHFSSISMTSIHTEYNYRGKGQCVTLSTVDNTYFLFPRCEGFNATKIQFATEYLYELAKLGGKKISSINS
- a CDS encoding cytosine permease codes for the protein MKNDINQEIEKEAVFGITPILQSEKIYGFMDAFLVLSGYCIATWSYTQGSYLATLVNFKQLLIGAFLGAILMLVIYQLPVILSVRYGIDVWIWLRSVFGHSGVKIMTVIIIVINFPWYAVCAELFSSSMTNLAALFGLKLPDSLHAILGILCVLIGTFIAYKGIGTITWTTRILVPLLLGVGVMVVIIGFTSVPFDVIWNYKPVDNGYSNKIIPYIISIEANFAFVITLVGGMSGVPRLTKNENSGFWAGVLGQGLSGSFFVVVGAVMSIAMQHVTGKMIDDATIMLATLSVPALALASLLLVAFANIGTQAVGSYLYAVMLKSSFKKADYRVLIMILALYVSILCVWGKIIEFFGSFLTLSACIYAPLAALLFVDFFFVRKQKLALRSAFGMPGYHAYDYTKGINWIGFFCVGAGIAMSLLIYNPITGEVHNMFLFHLTPTGFSFMGTGILYYIFSRIPSTRKYLLRDREELTV